The following coding sequences lie in one Musa acuminata AAA Group cultivar baxijiao chromosome BXJ1-8, Cavendish_Baxijiao_AAA, whole genome shotgun sequence genomic window:
- the LOC103994195 gene encoding 17.4 kDa class I heat shock protein-like — translation MSSVSGLAYASWGNNVFDAFSIEPWDPFDGLPFRSSSSGPRSFSFVGARVDWKETPEVHVFRANLWGLKQEEVRVEVEDGRILRISAERSRRADNAWHRAGRSGGRFLRRFRLPENARMEQVRTAMENGVLTVTVHKGVLKGRLS, via the coding sequence ATGTCCTCCGTCTCCGGCCTCGCATACGCCTCCTGGGGGAACAACGTCTTCGACGCCTTCTCCATCGAACCGTGGGATCCCTTCGACGGCCTCCCCTTCCGCTCCTCTTCCTCCGGCCCCCGCTCCTTCTCCTTCGTCGGCGCCCGCGTCGACTGGAAAGAGACGCCGGAGGTGCACGTGTTCAGGGCCAACCTCTGGGGGCTGAAGCAGGAGGAGGTGAGGGTGGAGGTGGAGGACGGGCGGATCCTCCGCATCAGCGCCGAAAGGAGCCGGCGGGCCGACAACGCCTGGCACCGCGCGGGGCGGAGCGGCGGCAGGTTCCTGAGGAGGTTCCGGCTGCCGGAGAACGCCAGGATGGAGCAGGTGAGGACGGCAATGGAGAACGGCGTGCTCACCGTCACCGTTCACAAGGGGGTCTTGAAAGGGCGTCTCTCGTGA